Part of the Pseudomonas sp. Leaf58 genome is shown below.
ACTTGCGGGCGCGCCAGTGCGGCCTGCAAGGTGGTGCGACTGGGTGCCTGGCCGGGCGACAACCAGGCAGACCAGACGTCGTTCATCGCTGCGAAATCGTTGTCGATGTCCTTCAGGTAGATGGTCGCGCTGAGCAAGTGGTCTTTGTCGCTGCCCGCTTCGGCCAGCAATACATCGATTTTTTCCAGTACCTGCACCGTCTGGCTGGCGGCATCGGTGGCGTCACCCGGCACCTGGCCGGAGACGAACACCAGCTCGCCAAAGGTCACGGCAGCGGACAAGCGGGGGTTGGGCTGAATGCGCTCAATGGTCATCGGGTGATCCTTTCAGGGGGGGAGGGGTCAGGCTGCACGGGGCGTAAAGCCCTGTAGGTCGATGGAGGGGCGACGCTGGCCGATCAATTCGCTCAGCACGCATGCGCTGGCGCAGGCCAGGGTGAAACCCAGCGCACCATGGCCAAGGTTCAGCCACACATTGCGATACGCCGTTGCGCCCAGCAGCGGCACGCCGCTGGGGGTCGCCGGACGCATGCCGGCCCATTCGATGGCCTGGTCGTAGTCACCGGCCTGGGCGAAAGTCTCGCGCGCCTGGCGTTTGAGCAGGGCCAGGCGCTTGGGGGCCAGCGATGGATCGAAACCGACGATGTCGACCATCGCCGCCACCCGCAACTGCTCACCGATCCGGGCGTAGACGATCTTGCGGTCATAGTCGGTGATGCTCAGGTCCGGCGCCCGGTGCTGGGCGCCGATCGGTACTGTCAGGCTATAACCCTTTAGCGGATACAGCGGCAGGTCGACCCCGGGCAGCGCCAGCAACGGGCTGCGATGGCCGGCGGCAATGACCAATTGCTCCACCGGCAGCACTTCGTCGCCCAGTTCAATAGCACTCGCCACGCCATGCGCATGACGAATTCCGGTCACGCCCTGGCCCAGGCGGAACTGGCAACGTCCCGATGCCTGCAAACGCGCCGCCAGTTGCTGGCAAAAGCCGTGGCAGTCACCGACTTCTTCATCCGGGGTATAGATGGCGCCGACGAAGGGCGCCTCCGCCAGCGCCGGGTCCAGGCGGGCGCAGTCAGCGTGCGACAGCACCTGTTGTTGCTGGGGGGCGGCAAGGCTCTTGCGCGCATGTTCGAAGCTGCTGGCCTGGCGAAAGGTGACCAGCTTGCCGTTGCGCCGCCAGTGGAAACCGTCCAGGCCATCCTCTTCACGCCAGGTTTGCAAGGTGGACTGGCTCAACAGCGCGAGGCGCAACAAATGGCCTGCGTTGGTGCGGTTGACTGAGGTGCGGCAAGCCCCGAGGAATGATGCCATCCATCGCCACTGTGCCGGATCGAATCGCGGCCGCAGCCTCAGCGGTGAGTCACCGCGCAGCATCCAGCCAATGGCCTGCAATGGCACGCCAGCATCGGCCAGGGGCGCCACGTAGCGATAGGACAACTGGCCGCCGTTGGCGAAGCTGGTTTCACTGCCCAGTGAATCGCGCGCCTCGACGAGCGTCACGTCAAGCCCATCGCGCACCAGCGCGTAAGCCGTTGCCAGGCCAATCACGCCACCGCCGATGATGCATACATGCTGAGCCATGTCAGTCCTTAAGCGTTGTTGGAACGAGCTCGAGGTTAGGGCCTGGTGACAGGTGGCGAAAAATGAATAAAGATCGCTAAGCCATAAACAAAGGTTATAGGTTTGCCATGCGCCTTCGCCATATCGAGATTTTTCAGGCCATTCGCCAGACCGGCTCGGTCAGTGCTGCCGCGCAGTTGCTGCACGTTTCCCAGCCTGCCGTGACCAAGGTGCTGCAACATGCCGAGCAGCAACTGGGCTTCCCGTTGTTTCTGCGGGTGCGTGGCAAACTGCAGCCCACGCCTGAAGCGCTGGAGCTGGAGCGTGAGGTCGACAAGGTCACGGAGAGCCTGCAAGGGGTGCGACGCCTGGCGCAAAGCCTGCGCCGTGAGCCAGGCCACAGTCTGCGGATCGGAGCGACCCCGGCACTGGCTCTGTCGTTGCTGCCGCCGGCCATTCATGAGTGGACCCAGCGTTATCCAGACATCGCCTGCGAGCTGTCCAGCGCTCACAGTCGCGAACTGGTGCAGAACTTGCTGATGCGTGAGATCGATGTTGCCTTGACCCTGCAACAGCCCGATCACCCCGCGCTCAAGGCCCAGGCACTGGCCAGCGGGGTGTTGGTGGCGTTGGCTCCGGCGGGTTATTGGCCGTTGGAGGATGAAGGTAAGCCGCTGCCGTTGATGGCCCTGGCCGATGCGCCCTTGATCGGGCTGTCCAGCGCCGACCCGCTGTCGGTCCGCCTCGACAGCTACCTCAAGGCAGTAGAGCCGCCGCCGCGGGTGCGCATCGCGGTGCAAACCTATTCACTGGCCAGAGCGATGGTGGAATCCGGTGCGGGGCTGGCGGTGATCGACCCCTTCACCGCGCTTGGCGCGGCGCCTGGGGCGACCGCGATTCGTCCGCTGGCCCCGGCGCTGGCGATCACCTTGTACGCGGTGACCCGCAATGCCGAACCGCCACCGCATACCCTGAGCGAACTGCTGACCCTCTTCAGCAGCCGTGCGCAGGGGCAACTGGATCGTTGGCGCTGATTGGAAACTGAAAACGCAGGCACAAAAAAACCGACCATAAGGTCGGTTTTTTCTGGATTTTGGTGCCCCGATGGGAACTCGTAGTTTAAGTTATCTCGTTGAATTAATTGAGCTATTTTTGAAGTATATAAGAATGTGTACGGATAATTTAATATTTGGCATGCTTTTTGATTTTTGTGGCGTTTAATGCTTTTTCTTGGCGCTGGATGGTAGATCATCCGACAAACGGATCCATAGTTGGCATACCTTATATTCGATTAGTCAGAATGAAATAGCAGTTTGTTATAAGTGATTAGAGTTTTTCAGTTTTTGCTCTGATTACTCACGTTCCAAGTTTCTAGCGTCAGCCGTTACAGCATCCATTATACCTACTAGCTCACGCTCTAAATCAGGTTCGAAACGCTGTAAGTAAGCAGATATTGCTTCGTTGCGAAGGAGTCTCGATAAGTAACCTTTGGCTACAACCAGAACTAGCATGGTTTCGCCCAATGTATCTTCAACCAGTCGGTAGTCGTGATACAGCCTCTCCATTTCTCTTTCCATTTTTATAATATTTTCGGCGGATACTCCTTCAGTTGAGTTTTTAGAATCCGTTAAATCCTCAGGCCTAGTAGCAGTTAACACCATTTGTGCATAACGGCCCGTATAGCAATTCGCCGAAATCATCATCTCTGCAACCTCAATTTGGCGCATCGGCTTCATTTTTCGCAATATTTGGAACACTGGTTGCCCAACCATTCGCGTTTTCAGTAGATCTATGACCTCGGGTGCTATGCCCTTTAAAAGGTTTTGACGCACTCTGATACGATCAATGTTTACATTGAGGACCTCGGCAATTCTTTCGGCTGACACACCTCTGTCGATTGCTTGGATGATCATCTTGCTTTCTTGGATTGGTGTCAGTCTATTTATCTGCCTGTTGTACGTGAATCCTTCGTCGTCTGTTGAAAGTAAGCAGAGTGCGTGTTCTGCTCCAAGCTGTTTTAATGCAGATAGCCGCAGGTGGCCATCAAGAATTAAGTATTTTGGTGGTTGCTCGGCTGACCTAACTGGCTCATGGTGAACGGCGAGCGGCTCAATAACCCCAAGTTCTCGAATTGATGCCAGAATTGAGAGGTATTTGGGAGTGCCGAGAGCGTTTGGTTGAACTATTCTAGAAGGTAGTAGCTGCGATAAGGAAATGGTTATTAATCTGCTATCGAACGCATTTTTTACCTCGCTCATGCTTCCCCCTTAACTCGTACGGCTAAGACTTGTGGCATGTCTTCAATCCCTTCACTTTTCAATAAAGAGCAGAAATATTCGTCTGAGAGGAGCTTTCTCAATGCAGTGACTACGAACAGCAGGCGTTGCTCGCCGATGTCAGCTTTTTTTACCATAAGCCTTTGCCTGCGAACCTCCGACTGATAAGCATTTAAGAGTTGGCGTGAAGTAGTTATTTTTTCGGGTCTTTTCTGATGGTTGAAACATTTTCCGGTGGCGCGTCGATTGTCAATCAAGCGACGAACTTTCATTAGCTGCTCGCCCTTTAAGAGACCATTTTCGTATGCCTCAAGCATTGCGGCCTGAATTACAGTGTCATCAGAGCGTGCAACTGTTATAGCAATCTTAATTGGTAACCAGCCTTTTTCCACGGCGCTAATTAGCCGTTCTTCTCCCTGTCGTAATAGGATGAGAATTCCGCCGATGTAGTGAGGGTCTAGACAGGTTTTTTGAGCGATTTGCTTGGTGGAATAACCTCGGTCATGTAGTGAGCTTATTGCTGCCAAGAGGTCGCGATTTGAATGCTTTCTTCTAG
Proteins encoded:
- a CDS encoding RidA family protein encodes the protein MTIERIQPNPRLSAAVTFGELVFVSGQVPGDATDAASQTVQVLEKIDVLLAEAGSDKDHLLSATIYLKDIDNDFAAMNDVWSAWLSPGQAPSRTTLQAALARPQVLVEISVIAARR
- a CDS encoding D-amino acid dehydrogenase, translating into MAQHVCIIGGGVIGLATAYALVRDGLDVTLVEARDSLGSETSFANGGQLSYRYVAPLADAGVPLQAIGWMLRGDSPLRLRPRFDPAQWRWMASFLGACRTSVNRTNAGHLLRLALLSQSTLQTWREEDGLDGFHWRRNGKLVTFRQASSFEHARKSLAAPQQQQVLSHADCARLDPALAEAPFVGAIYTPDEEVGDCHGFCQQLAARLQASGRCQFRLGQGVTGIRHAHGVASAIELGDEVLPVEQLVIAAGHRSPLLALPGVDLPLYPLKGYSLTVPIGAQHRAPDLSITDYDRKIVYARIGEQLRVAAMVDIVGFDPSLAPKRLALLKRQARETFAQAGDYDQAIEWAGMRPATPSGVPLLGATAYRNVWLNLGHGALGFTLACASACVLSELIGQRRPSIDLQGFTPRAA
- a CDS encoding LysR family transcriptional regulator, with product MRLRHIEIFQAIRQTGSVSAAAQLLHVSQPAVTKVLQHAEQQLGFPLFLRVRGKLQPTPEALELEREVDKVTESLQGVRRLAQSLRREPGHSLRIGATPALALSLLPPAIHEWTQRYPDIACELSSAHSRELVQNLLMREIDVALTLQQPDHPALKAQALASGVLVALAPAGYWPLEDEGKPLPLMALADAPLIGLSSADPLSVRLDSYLKAVEPPPRVRIAVQTYSLARAMVESGAGLAVIDPFTALGAAPGATAIRPLAPALAITLYAVTRNAEPPPHTLSELLTLFSSRAQGQLDRWR
- a CDS encoding plasmid partitioning protein RepB C-terminal domain-containing protein — encoded protein: MSEVKNAFDSRLITISLSQLLPSRIVQPNALGTPKYLSILASIRELGVIEPLAVHHEPVRSAEQPPKYLILDGHLRLSALKQLGAEHALCLLSTDDEGFTYNRQINRLTPIQESKMIIQAIDRGVSAERIAEVLNVNIDRIRVRQNLLKGIAPEVIDLLKTRMVGQPVFQILRKMKPMRQIEVAEMMISANCYTGRYAQMVLTATRPEDLTDSKNSTEGVSAENIIKMEREMERLYHDYRLVEDTLGETMLVLVVAKGYLSRLLRNEAISAYLQRFEPDLERELVGIMDAVTADARNLERE
- a CDS encoding ParB/RepB/Spo0J family partition protein produces the protein MNAPQETPLTLHVARASAIEKIPVESIRVINPRQRNKKVFARLVENIANLGLKRPITVVRTDSGYDLVCGQGRFEAFKVLGELNIPCVIITASEADRYLISLVENLARRKHSNRDLLAAISSLHDRGYSTKQIAQKTCLDPHYIGGILILLRQGEERLISAVEKGWLPIKIAITVARSDDTVIQAAMLEAYENGLLKGEQLMKVRRLIDNRRATGKCFNHQKRPEKITTSRQLLNAYQSEVRRQRLMVKKADIGEQRLLFVVTALRKLLSDEYFCSLLKSEGIEDMPQVLAVRVKGEA